A single Hippocampus zosterae strain Florida chromosome 19, ASM2543408v3, whole genome shotgun sequence DNA region contains:
- the serinc1 gene encoding serine incorporator 1 translates to MGAVLGLCSMASWIPCLCGSAPCLLCRCCPSGNNSTVTRLIYAFFLLLGVGVACIMLMPGMEEHLKKIPGFCEGGMGSSIPGVEGHVNCDVLVGYKAVYRVCFGMAIFFLLFSLLMIKVKSSRDPRAALHNGFWFFKFAAAVAITVGSFFIAEGPFTTVWFYIGMAGAFCFILIQLVLLIDFAHSWNESWVEKMEEGNSRCWYAALLSVTALNYVLSLAAVVLFYVYYTHSDGCTENKVFISINMLLSLGASVISVLPQIQESQPRSGLLQSSLVTLYTMYLTWSAMTNEPDRKCNPSLLGIIGLNSTTPAREDHAVQWWDAQGLVGLILFLLCVLYSSIRNSSNAQVNKLTLTSDESALIDDGPRAESLEESGGANRAVDNEKEGVTYSYSFFHFMLFLASLYIMMTLTNWYSPDSNYETMTSKWPSVWVKVSSSWICIALYVWTLVAPLVLVNRDFD, encoded by the exons GCGCCCCCTGTCTGCTTTGTCGCTGCTGCCCCAGTGGAAATAACTCGACGGTGACGCGCCTCATTTACGCCTTCTTCCTTCTGCTGGGAGTGGGAGTCGCCTGCATCATGCTGATGCCGGGCATGGAGGAGCATTTGAAGAAG ATTCCGGGATTCTGCGAGGGCGGCATGGGCTCGTCCATTCCCGGCGTGGAGGGCCACGTGAACTGCGACGTGCTGGTCGGCTACAAGGCGGTGTACCGCGTTTGCTTCGGCATGGCCatctttttccttctcttttctcTGCTCATGATCAAAGTCAAGAGCAGCAGAGACCCCCGAGCTGCGCTTCATAACGG GTTTTGGTTCTTCAAGTTTGCAGCGGCTGTCGCCATCACCGTTGGGTCTTTTTTCATCGCAGAGGGTCCCTTTACGACCG TGTGGTTCTACATCGGAATGGCGGGTGCGTTCTGCTTCATCCTCATCCAGTTGGTTTTGCTGATTGACTTTGCGCATTCCTGGAACGAGTCCTGGGTGGAGAAGATGGAGGAGGGCAATTCACGCTGCTGGTACGCAG CCCTGCTGTCGGTCACGGCGCTCAACTACGTGTTGTCTCTGGCGGCCGTGGTCTTGTTCTACGTCTACTACACCCACTCTGACGGATGCACCGAGAACAAGGTCTTCATCAGCATCAACATGTTGCTCAGCCTCGGAGCGTCCGTCATTTCCGTCCTGCCTCAGATCCAG GAGTCCCAGCCCAGGTCCGGCCTACTGCAGTCCTCCCTGGTCACCCTGTACACCATGTACTTGACCTGGTCCGCAATGACAAACGAGCCCG ACAGGAAGTGCAACCCAAGCCTTCTGGGTATCATCGGGCTGAACTCCACCACCCCTGCACGTGAGGACCATGCGGTCCAATGGTGGGACGCCCAGGGCcttgtgggtttgatcctgtTCCTCCTGTGCGTCCTATACTCCAG TATCCGTAACTCGTCCAACGCTCAGGTGAACAAGCTGACCCTGACGAGTGACGAGTCGGCCCTGATCGACGACGGGCCTCGGGCCGAGAGTCTCGAGGAGAGCGGCGGGGCCAACCGCGCCGTGGATAACGAGAAGGAAGGAGTCACCTATTCCTATTCCTTCTTTCATTTCATGCTCTTCCTGGCTTCGCTCTACATCATGATGACGCTGACCAATTGGTACAG CCCCGACTCCAACTATGAAACCATGACGAGCAAGTGGCCCTCCGTTTGGGTCAAGGTCTCCTCCAGCTGGATCTGCATCGCTCTCTACGTGTGGACTCTGGTGGCTCCGCTGGTCCTGGTCAACAGGGACTTTGACTGA
- the crnkl1 gene encoding crooked neck-like protein 1 has translation MASTAAGKQRIPKVAKVKNKAPAEVQITAEQLLREAKERELELLPPPPKQKITDKEELNDYKLRKRKAFEDNIRKNRTIISNWIKYAQWEESLTEIQRARSIYERALDVDHRNVTLWLKYAEMEMKNRQVNHARNIWDRAITILPRVNQFWYKYTYMEEMLGNVAGCRQAFERWMEWEPEEQAWHSYINFELRYKEVDKGRSIYERFVMVHPEVKNWIKYARFEEKHGYIAHSRKVFERAVEFFGEEHVDENLFVAFAKFEETQKEFERVRVIYKYALDRIPKQQAQELFKNYTVFEKKFGDRRGIEDVIVSKRRFQYEEEVKANPHNYDAWFDYLRLVESDADADTVREVYERAIANVPPIQEKRHWRRYIYLWINYALYEELEVTDVDRTRQVYQACLDLIPHKKFTFAKIWLLYGQFEIRQKNLQGARKIMGTAIGKCPKNKLLKGYIELELQLREFDRCRKLYEKYLEFTPENCATWIKFAELETILGDVDRARAIFELAIGQPRLDMPEVLWKSYIDFEIEQEEFGNTRNLYKRLLQRTQHVKVWISYAKFELSLEGGERQRRCRQIFEEANKSLRSCEEKEERLMLLEAWKDFEAEFGSDGDGERVAKLLPEKVKKRRKITAEDGSDAGWEEYYDYIFPEDAANQPNLKLLAMAKMWKKQQQQVAHEDDDQNQDLREKAQRNEEMASATEDVPHNCEASQVTQDENTFDDRDDSSSSSEEEKRDGDKKVVDKKDNRGDEDQD, from the exons ATGGCCTCGACGGCGGCTGGCAAGCAGCGAATACCCAAGGTGGCGAAG GTGAAGAACAAAGCTCCGGCGGAGGTGCAGATCACCGCCGAGCAGCTCCTCAGGGAAGCGAAAGAACGAGAATTGGAACTTCTGCCGCCGCCACCGAAACAAAAGATCACCGACAAGGAAGAACTCAACGACTACAagctgaggaagaggaag GCGTTTGAGGACAACATCCGAAAGAACCGCACAATAATCAGCAACTGGATTAAATACGCACAATGGGAGGAAAGCCTGACGGAGATCCAGAG GGCTCGCTCCATTTACGAGCGTGCGCTGGATGTGGATCACCGCAACGTGACCCTGTGGCTGAAGTACGCCGAGATGGAGATGAAAAATCGGCAGGTGAACCATGCGCGCAACATCTGGGACCGAGCCATCACCATCCTGCCCCGTGTCAACCAGTTCTG GTACAAGTACACATACATGGAGGAGATGCTGGGCAACGTGGCGGGCTGCAGGCAGGCCTTTGAGCGCTGGATGGAGTGGGAGCCCGAGGAGCAGGCCTGGCATTCCTACATCAACTTTGAGCTGCGTTATAAGGAGGTGGACAAAGGCCGCAGCATCTACGAGCGAT TCGTCATGGTCCACCCCGAGGTGAAGAATTGGATCAAGTACGCTCGCTTCGAGGAGAAGCACGGCTACATCGCTCACAGCAGGAAGGTGTTTGAGCGCGCAGTGGAGTTCTTCGGTGAGGAGCACGTGGACGAGAACCTCTTTGTTGCCTTTgccaaatttgaggagaccCAGAAGGAG TTTGAGCGCGTGCGCGTGATCTACAAGTACGCTTtggaccggatccccaagcaGCAGGCCCAGGAGCTGTTCAAGAACTACACCGTGTTTGAGAAGAAATTTGGAGACCGACGGGGCATCGAGGACGTCATCGTCAGCAAGAGGCGGTTCCAGTACGAGGAGGAAGTCAAG GCCAACCCGCACAACTACGACGCCTGGTTCGATTATCTGCGGCTGGTGGAGAGCGACGCCGATGCCGACACGGTGCGAGAGGTGTACGAGCGCGCCATCGCCAACGTGCCGCCCATCCAGGAAAAGCGCCACTGGAGGCGCTACATCTACTTGTGGATCAACTACGCCCTCTATGAAGAGCTGGAGGTCACG GACGTGGACAGGACAAGGCAAGTCTATCAGGCCTGTCTGGATCTGATCCCACACAAAAAG TTCACCTTTGCAAAGATCTGGCTGCTGTACGGCCAGTTTGAGATCAGACAGAAGAACTTGCAGGGTGCCAGAAAGATCATG GGCACGGCCATCGGCAAATGTCCAAAGAACAAACTGCTGAAGGGCTACATTGAGCTGGAGCTTCAGCTGCGCGAGTTCGACCGCTGCCGGAAGCTCTACGAGAAATACTTGGAGTTCACGCCGGAAAACTGCGCCACCTGGATCAAGTTTGCCGAGCTGGAGACCATCCTGGGCGACGTGGATCGGGCGCGCGCCATCTTTGAGCTCGCCATCGGACAGCCGCGGCTGGACATGCCCGAG GTTTTGTGGAAGTCCTACATCGACTTTGAGATTGAGCAGGAGGAGTTTGGGAACACCAGGAACCTTTACAAGAGGCTGCTGCAGCGCACCCAGCACGTCAAG GTTTGGATCAGCTACGCCAAGTTCGAGTTGTCGCTGGAAGGCGGCGAGCGGCAGCGCAGGTGCCGGCAGATCTTCGAGGAGGCCAACAAGAGCCTGAGGAGCtgcgaggagaaggaggagcggCTCATGTTGCTCGAGGCCTGGAAGGACTTCGAGGCCGAGTTCGGCTCGGACGGCGACGGGGAGCGCGTCGCCAAGCTGCTGCCCGAGAAGgtcaagaagaggaggaagatcaCGGCCGAAGACGGG TCGGACGCGGGCTGGGAGGAGTACTACGACTACATTTTCCCAGAAGATGCCGCCAACCAGCCCAACCTCAAGCTGCTCGCCATGGCCAAGATGtggaagaagcagcagcagcaggtggcCCACGAAGACGACGACCAGAACCAGGACCTTCGAGAAAAAGCTCAGAGGAACGAGGAGATGGCCAGCGCCACTGAAGACGTCCCGCACAACTGTGAGGCAAGCCAAGTTACGCAAGACGAGAACACCTTTGATGACCGAGacgacagcagcagcagcagtgagGAGGAGAAACGGGACGGGGACAAGAAGGTTGTGGACAAAAAGGACAACAGAGGTGATGAGGATCAAGATTAG
- the cfap61 gene encoding cilia- and flagella-associated protein 61 gives MNNTITSSSGQVAKVTVRRSECSDAEAIENLLSPEALELFGPINVLQLLEKANLAVTLASEEGDVMAHASFFDHPVASLVDPPHWESFFCKHFKADALTPWNTLFIHLFVSQTAFSAASFQHIMSAVFNTTAELDFVCLLSSTSVRLDAALDELLEPLQRLTEEEKEEEEEEEEDEKDKAAAELMAFVCHRRRLCPRLHVRPARVEDHDDVMHIVAQQTKILSVLKRPYFLSELIEAQDENNHAAVCECDGTITGFISVTAKVDVRRLQEHFDLKHFGGLCKAEHDAGDADDSASHAEPHHPHEAEEPPQEPQPEPREEPESEGQQECQEEDEEVLSATSDETSGEPNAFCIQFFFSERNYEIRSLDLIPYIFQLFPDLDFCIITVPTISLDFPLLQNFLRVPPRPGSLLPSDLYILHRDGLRSVDVRPALESDRDGLADLVRRVRRGRVALLRDLDLLLDNQAPALGTRAHVDGSLTPTQAECPLQAFVADVDGILVGLLIIRDETNMEYIRARYNIENFIYFSHHGVQEHAQLRHFVLRRCFQHFSRHLFKETLRLARKSSLYHRVYPLGSGREDGCVDHLDFVLDCAVPVRPRRQIIYPLEELGFNAPARSITEEQAPFALNLISRKLTMEPKVTVNARIVLVGASDTGLSFLEVLCFCPHLRFNNLTLISTHGFPADYGPAGIKFLSTSHAYNSREMAQLPLRSCVAEVAAKMVAINRKSKHVVVSGGAKIPYDYLVLCTGLQYQVPCPTRVDQDQAETNEQRKEASFPPRYTGTVPSNFFTLNDPHDCNTARDWLLENFVRKSDNAVVYGKGLDVFTTVEMLLRMGVRGSCIHLVLTPPAGHVANDNPPPSDATDDTKDSPRETTVTSDSPPESDVTNDPPPESDVTNYSPRQSDVTSDSPRQSDETDDSPRTTTVANDSPCESDVTNDPPLESDVTHDSPRESDVANDSPRESDITDESPGESDNDSPGENDITNDPPPETDATTDPLAEIDVADDLPFESDVTSDSPLETDGTNDPPPEIDVTSDSPPEIDDSNDSPRAIDDTSESLSESDVTNESPPGSDVTQSSPPASDVADESAHRIGVAGSPALENGTSGDPPPDSGVADDPPPEPRVATDSPPKMISNEPPPEPRGVYFSDAGVESAVMAALEAAQVHIHRDCLLMQMNNGEHPDPLTSVSFSTGSEALQLSCGVFINLSSRGVDYDAFGSINSSFLVFDGRLVIDGAFRTNDAAIWGAGPLTKFSRSYYSDEWSHANFNSKEVGQELATMLLRHFDPTLEAHREIPGAADRLVPVYKRPKIQGGTLPGRLNYLCVTKPVASGPRGPSVACGRRIATGRPESGDYFCLHLDRNQVVETITCLSLQPLPVHNLMCLYGKHQQLLGQLLVRLQLRQIHDLYSFFRQSWCLAIFHDRFSDFEEELLQGDAKVDCEEPQGAAPRDLMKNPSSRAPLRINAAKYLSFNRNLLPMFTCPEDL, from the exons ATGAATAATACAATCACATCAAGCAGCGGTCAGGTGGCAAAAGTGACAGTGAGAAGGAGTGAATGTTCAGATGCTGAAGCCATTGAAAACCTCCTCAGCCCTGAAGCCTTGGAGCTTTTTGGTCCCATCAATGTCCTTCAACTCCT GGAGAAGGCCAACCTGGCGGTGACCTTGGCCAGCGAGGAAGGTGACGTGATGGCCCACGCCTCATTCTTTGACCATCCCGTCGCTTCACTGGTTGATCCACCTCACTGGGAATCTTTCTTCTGCAAGCACTTCAAAGCCGATGCCTTgacg CCGTGGAACACGCTCTTCATTCATCTGTTTGTGTCCCAGACCGCCTTCTCCGCTGCAAGCTTTCAGCATATCATGAG TGCCGTGTTCAACACCACCGCCGAGCTGGACTTTGTGTGCCTGTTGAGCTCAACGTCGGTCCGCTTAG ATGCGGCATTGGATGAGTTGTTGGAGCCTCTGCAACGTCtgactgaagaagaaaaagaagaagaagaagaagaagaagaggacgaaAAAGACAAAGCAGCAGCTGAGTTGATGGCATTCGTGTGTCACCGACGACGACTTTGTCCGAGACTTCATGTCCGGCCTGCAAG GGTTGAAGACCACGATGACGTCATGCACATCGTGGCTCAGCAGACGAAGATCTTGTCGGTCCTGAAGCGGCCCTACTTCCTGTCGGAGCTCATCGAGGCCCAGGATGAGAACAACCACGCCGCCGTGTGCGAG TGCGACGGCACCATCACCGGTTTCATCAGCGTCACCGCAAAGGTGGACGTGAGGCGACTGCAGGAACATTTCGACCTGAAGCATTTTGGCGGCTTGTGCAAAGCCGAGCATGACGCCGGCGACGCGGACGACTCTGCAAGCCATGCTGAGCCTCATCATCCTCATGAAGCGGAGGAACCGCCGCAAGAACCGCAACCAGAACCTCGAGAAGAACCCGAATCAGAAGGACAACAAGAATGCCAG gaggaggacgaggaggttcTGTCTGCAACATCTGACGAAACCTCAGGGGAACCCAACGCCTTCTGTATCCAGTTCTTCTTCTCTGAGAGGAACtacgagataag ATCACTGGACTTGATTCCATACATATTCCAACTCTTCCCA GATCTGGACTTCTGCATCATCACGGTCCCTACGATATCTCTGGACTTCCCGCTCCTGCAGAATTTCCTGAGAGTTCCTCCGCGACCCGGCAGCCTGTTGCCCTCCGACCTTTACATTCTGCACCGCGACGGGCTGAG GAGCGTCGACGTGCGACCGGCGCTGGAGTCCGACCGGGACGGCCTTGCCGACCTGGTGCGGCGCGTGAGGAGGGGGAGAGTTGCCCTGCTGCGGGATCTGGATCTCCTCTTGGACAACCAAGCCCCTGCGCTTGGTACACGCGCACACGTTGACGGCAGCCTGACCCCGACGCAGGCCGAGTGTCCTCTGCAGGCCTTTGTGGCAGACGTGGACGGCATCCTGGTGGGGTTGCTGATCATCAGAGATGAGACG AACATGGAGTACATCCGGGCCCGCTACAATATCGAGAACTTCATCTACTTCAGCCATCACGGCGTCCAGGAGCACGCTCAGCTGCGCCACTTTGTGCTCCGTCGCTGCTTCCAACACTTCAGCCGACATTTGTTCAAGGAGACCCTGCGGTTGGCCCGCAAGTCCAGCCTGTACCACCGCGTGTACCCGCTGGGCTCGGGCCGGGAG GACGGCTGCGTGGATCATCTGGACTTTGTCCTGGACTGCGCCGTGCCCGTGCGTCCCCGCCGTCAGATCATCTACCCTCTCGAGGAGCTCGGATTCAACGCGCCTGCCAGGAGCATCACTGAAGAACAG gctccgtTTGCTCTCAACCTCATCAGCCGCAAGCTGACCATGGAACCAAAGGTCACAGTCAACGCCAGGATCGTCCTGGTGGGGGCGTCGGACACAGGCCTGTCCTTCCTCGAGGTGCTTTGTTTCTG CCCTCACCTGAGATTCAACAACCTCACCCTCATCTCCACGCACGGTTTCCCCGCCGACTATGGCCCGGCCGGCATCAAGTTCCTCTCCACCAG CCACGCCTACAACAGTAGAGAAATGGCGCAGCTGCCGCTGCGTTCCTGCGTGGCCGAGGTTGCCGCGAAGATGGTCGCCATCAACAGGAAGTCTAAACACGTGGTGGTGTCCGGCGGTGCCAAGATTCCCTACGATTACCTCGTCCTCTGTACCGGCCTGCAGTACCAG GTGCCTTGTCCAACGCGAGTGGATCAGGACCAGGCCGAGACAAATGAGCAGCGGAAGGAAGCGTCCTTCCCCCCCAGATACACCGGCACCGTGCCCTCCAATTTCTTCACCCTCAACGACCCGCACGACTGCAACACAGCTCGAGACTGGCTGCTCGAAAACTTTGTGAGGAAGTCAG ATAACGCCGTCGTCTACGGGAAGGGCCTTGACGTCTTCACCACCGTGGAGATGTTACTCCGCATGGGAGTGCGGGGGTCCTGCATCCATCTGGTGCTGACACCCCCTGCAGGTCACGTCGCAAATGACAACCCTCCTCCGAGCGATGCCACCGACGACACCAAAGACTCACCTCGTGAGACAACCGTCACCAGTGATTCGCCGCCTGAAAGTGATGTCACCAATGACCCGCCCCCTGAGAGCGACGTCACCAACTATTCGCCTCGCCAGAGTGACGTCACTTCCGATTCGCCCCGCCAGAGTGACGAGACCGACGACTCGCCTCGTACGACGACCGTCGCCAATGATTCGCCTTGTGAAAGTGATGTCACCAATGACCCGCCTCTTGAGAGTGATGTCACTCACGATTCGCCCCGGGAGAGCGACGTCGCCAACGATTCACCTCGTGAAAGCGATATCACCGATGAGTCGCCTGGCGAGAGTGACAACGATTCACCtggtgaaaatgacatcaccaacGACCCGCCTCCCGAAACCGACGCAACCACTGACCCGCTTGCCGAGATTGACGTCGCCGACGATTTACCTTTTGAAAGTGATGTCACCAGCGATTCACCTCTCGAGACCGACGGGACCAACGACCCTCCTCCTGAGATTGACGTCACTAGTGATTCGCCTCCTGAAATCGACGACAGCAATGATTCCCCTCGTGCGATTGATGACACTAGTGAGTCGCTTTCCGAAAGCGATGTCACCAACGAGTCGCCGCCCGGGAGTGACGTCACCCAAAGTTCGCCTCCTGCGAGTGACGTCGCAGACGAGTCGGCTCATCGGATTGGTGTCGCTGGCAGTCCGGCTCTGGAAAACGGCACTTCCGGGGACCCGCCCCCCGATAGCGGCGTCGCCGATGACCCACCCCCCGAACCCCGCGTGGCCACCGACTCACCTCCCAAAATGATCTCCAACGAGCCGCCCCCCGAGCCGAGGGGCGTCTACTTTTCCGACGCGGGCGTGGAGAGCGCAGTGATGGCGGCTCTGGAGGCGGCTCAGGTCCACATCCACCGCGATTGCCTTCTGATGCAGATGAACAACGGCGAGCATCCCGATCCTCTCACGTCCGTTTCCTTCAGCACCGGCTCGGAAGCCCTCCAACTGTCCTGCGGC GTGTTCATCAACCTGTCCAGCCGAGGCGTGGACTACGACGCCTTTGGCAGCATCAACAGCTCCTTCCTGGTGTTCGACGGCCGGCTGGTCATCGACGGCGCCTTCCGAACCAACGACGCCGCCATCTGGGGGGCCGGCCCGCTCACCAAGTTCTCTCGCTCGTACTACAGCGACGAGTGGTCGCACGCCAACTTCAACTCCAAGGAGGTGGGTCAGGAGCTGGCGACCATGTTGCTGAGGCACTTTGACCCGACGCTGGAGGCCCACCGCGAGATCCCCGGCGCCGCCGACCGCCTGGTTCCCGTTTACAAGCGGCCCAAGATCCAAGGTGGCACGTTGCCGGGACGACTAAACTATCTTTGCGTGACTAAACCGGTcgccagcggcccgcgaggaCCTTCCGTGGCATGC GGCCGGCGCATCGCCACGGGCCGCCCGGAGAGCGGCGACTACTTCTGCCTGCATCTGGACCGCAACCAGGTGGTGGAGACCATCACCTGTTtgtccctccagccgctcccCGTCCACAACCTGATGTGTTTGTACGGCAAACACCAGCAACTCCTTGGACAGCTGCTGGTCAGATTGCAGCTGCGGCAGATCCACGACCTCTACAG CTTCTTCAGGCAGAGTTGGTGTTTGGCCATCTTTCATGACCGATTCTCCGACTTTGAGGAGGAGCTCCTCCAGGGCGACGCCAAG GTTGACTGCGAGGAGCCTCAGGGCGCCGCCCCTCGGGACTTGATGAAGAACCCCAGCAGCAGGGCGCCGCTGAGGATCAACGCCGCCAAATATTTGTCCTTTAACCGCAACCTGCTGCCCATGTTCACTTGCCCCGAGGACTTGTGA
- the LOC127592701 gene encoding insulinoma-associated protein 1a-like, with product MPRGFLVKRSKRLNPLSYRRRCQDEAEERKPLGASSQELTSASTRSRWTAAPERQCGAARFGIPEGVYRALCSPTWPASAEREAERHPASGLASPASAEAFPAALAALGHLFDMGSGAADPECKVKAASKRVKNMRKLHFEDHVTTSPVLGLKIRAVPAAERRSPGGTDGRFVCQLCGEAYADPLGLAQHRCSRIVRVEYRCPECDKGFSCPANLASHRRWHKPKAQAKSLPAAGPGPSESASEGEEPGRRARGTERFNRQSCLWNHAAVRHTPIDLSAAASEDADGLRGRQVVGASASRF from the coding sequence ATGCCGAGAGGCTTCCTGGTCAAGAGGAGCAAGAGGCTCAACCCGCTGTCGTACCGCCGGCGGTGCCAGGATGAGGCGGAGGAGCGGAAACCTTTGGGGGCTTCATCGCAAGAGCTCACGAGCGCGTCCACGCGCTCCCGCTGGACGGCGGCACCGGAGCGCCAGTGCGGAGCCGCTCGCTTCGGCATACCGGAGGGGGTGTACCGAGCCCTCTGTAGCCCAACCTGGCCGGCGAGCGCAGAGCGGGAAGCCGAGAGGCACCCGGCTTCGGGTTTGGCTTCGCCGGCGTCGGCCGAGGCCTTCCCCGCCGCGCTCGCCGCCCTGGGGCACCTCTTCGACATGGGCTCCGGCGCCGCTGACCCCGAGTGCAAAGTCAAAGCCGCCAGCAAAAGGGTCAAGAACATGCGGAAGCTGCACTTTGAGGACCACGTCACCACCTCGCCCGTTCTGGGGCTAAAGATCCGGGCCGTTCCGGCCGCCGAGCGCCGCTCTCCGGGCGGCACGGACGGCCGGTTTGTGTGCCAGCTGTGCGGGGAGGCGTACGCCGACCCGCTCGGCCTGGCCCAGCACCGCTGCTCCAGAATCGTCCGAGTGGAGTACCGCTGCCCCGAGTGCGACAAGGGATTCAGCTGCCCCGCCAACCTGGCGTCACACCGCCGCTGGCACAAGCCCAAGGCGCAGGCTAAGAGCCTCCCCGCGGCGGGGCCCGGCCCGTCCGAGTCCGCTTCGGAAGGGGAGGAGCCGGGCCGGCGCGCTCGGGGCACCGAAAGGTTCAACCGTCAATCCTGCCTGTGGAACCACGCGGCCGTGCGGCACACCCCCATCGACCTGAGCGCAGCTGCGTCCGAGGACGCCGACGGGTTGCGCGGCCGGCAAGTGGTCGGCGCGTCTGCCTCGCGGTTCTGA
- the naa20 gene encoding N-alpha-acetyltransferase 20, which yields MTTLRPFNCDDLFKFNNINLDPLTETYGIPFYLQYLAHWPEYFIVAEAPGGELMGYIMGKAEGSVAREEWHGHVTALSVAPEFRRLGLAAKLMDMLEEISERKGGFFVDLFVRVSNQVAVSMYKRLGYSVYRTVIEYYSASNGEPDEDAYDMRKALSRDTEKKSIIPLPHPVRPEDIE from the exons ATGACGACGTTACGGCCGTTCAACTGCGACGATTTGTTTAAATTCAACAATAT AAACTTGGACCCTTTGACAGAAACT TATGGGATCCCGTTCTACCTGCAGTATTTGGCTCACTGGCCCGAGTACTTCATTGTTGCCGAGGCTCCCGGAGGCGAACTCATGGGATACA TCATGGGAAAGGCGGAGGGCTCGGTGGCCCGAGAGGAGTGGCACGGCCACGTCACCGCGCTGTCCGTGGCGCCGGAGTTTCGCCGCTTGGGACTGGCCGCAAAACTCATGGACATGCTGGAGGAGATCTCAGAAAG GAAGGGCGGCTTCTTCGTGGACCTGTTCGTGCGCGTGTCCAACCAGGTGGCGGTCAGCATGTACAAGCGTCTGGGCTACAGCGTCTACAGGACCGTCATCGAATACTACTCGGCCAGCAACGGCGAGCCGGACGAGGATGCCTACG ACATGAGGAAAGCGTTGTCCCGAGACACCGAGAAGAAGTCCATCATCCCACTGCCGCATCCCGTCAGGCCTGAGGACATTGAATAA